Genomic window (Prosthecochloris aestuarii DSM 271):
CGGGCGGGAATCCAGCGGTCTCAACCGTGGAGAGGTGCCCTATCTTCTTGCACGAATGCTGGGGATCGGTGTTGCCGGAAGAGTTGTTCGTCTGGAGAGCTCCGGGCGGGAGCTCTGTCTTCAGCGCGAAGCCGATGGGGGAGTAGAGGTGCTTAAGGGACGCCTGCCACTGGTAGTAACCGCTGAAAAAGGGCTGAACCGCCCCCGTAAAACCGGTGTCAAGGCAATGATGAAAGCAAGAAAAGCGCCAGTTCACATGATCGAGGTTTCCGCAGCTCCTGCACCGGGTATGAAGGTGAGCTCCATACATCCTCTCGATCGAACCCGTTCATGCAGGATGGTAGAGAGCGTAAGCGAGTTGGTTCCATTGTTTGAAGAGGTTGTTGGGGAAGATGGTGATTGGTGAATAGTGATTGGTGATTGGTGAGCGGTCACTGGTCACGGATAACGGGTAACGAATAACAGATAACAAACCAGACCCTCTTTTTAATTCGTGCAAATTCGTGTCAATTCGTGGACAGGAATCTGTGGTTGGTGATTGGGGAAGATGGTGAATGGTGAATGGTGAATGGTGAGCGGTCACTGGTCACGGATAACGGGTAACGAATAACGAATAACGAATACTAACAAACAAAAGCAGGACTATGCATTCTCTTCTTGTTGTGCTTGAACAGCAGAATGGTATTCTGAGGAGGTCTTCATGTGATCTTTTTAGGTATGCGACCTCCCTGAAGCGGCAAAATCAGGATCTTATGCTTCAAGGTGTTGTGATCGGACCTCTTGCCGGTGATGAGCCTATCAAGGCTTTTTCATCCGATGAGAGGATTGTTCATATCGATGAGCCACAGCTTTCGCTCTATCAGCCTGACGGATACATTGCTGTTCTTGACTCTTTTGTGGCTGAAACAGGGGCGACACGTGTTCTTTTTGCTGACAGCGCGTTCGGAGCCGATTGCGCTGCGCGCCTGGCTGCACTGCTCAATTGCGATCTTTTGACGCATTGCGGAGATATTCGTTTCATTGACGGTCATGTTGAGGCAGATACAGCCTGGTATGCCGGAAGTGTATCGGCTACCATGGTATCAGAAGGGGAGTGTGCTGTCATGACGGTAATCGGCAGGGGCGGCTCACGGTCTGAGAGGGAGAGCAAGCCGCCGGAGATCACGAAGAAAACTCTTGCAGGATTGGAAAGCAGTTCATGGAACCCTGTGGTTGACGCTTTTCTTGCAGCGCCTGATGAGAAGCAGGATATCACGGAAGCCTCTATTATTATTGCAGGTGGTCGTGGTATGGGGGGAGCCGAAGGATTTGAGATGCTCGAATCGCTGGCCTGTGTGGTCGGAGGGCGCGTAGGAGCCAGCAGAAGTGCGGTTGACGAAGAGTGGCGCCCTCATTCGGATCAGATAGGACAGACCGGAAAAACTGTTGTTCCTCGTCTCTATGTGGCCTGTGGTATTTCCGGGGCTGTGCAGCATCTTGCAGGTATGTCAGGTGCAGCAACGGTTATCGCTATCAACAGCGATGCGGATGCCCCTATATTTTCAGCTTCTGATTACGGTATTGTCGGAGATGTCGCAGATATAGTGCCCCGACTTGAAGCCCTGATCAGGGAACGCATCGGAAAGAAATGATTTAAGGAATTGTTTTGTTATAGCACTACGGTTTAGTATGCTTAATAAGTAGAGATTTAAATTCAGGATAGATGGATAAACTTCAGGTAGATATACTCGGTCTTTCAACCAGCCCGCATACCAATGGCGCTTACGCGCTCATTCTTTACGAGATTGAAGGCAAACGCAAACTGCCTATTATTATCGGTGGTTTTGAGGCTCAGGCAATTGCGCTTAAACTTGAAAATATCAAGCCTCCCCGGCCATTTACCCATGATCTGTTCAAAAATATCGCAGACACGTTTGGATTGATTGTCAAGGAGGTTGTGATCGATGAGCTGCACAATGAGACTTTCTATGCTAAAGTGGTGTGCGAGGTAGAGGGGGAAGTCCGCGAGGTTGATGCACGTCCCAGTGACGCTATTGCGCTTGCTGTACGTTTTGAGGCACCGATCTTTGTCTCTGAAGAGATCATGAACGAGGCAGGTATTCTTGATGAGCAGAAAGGTGATGGTGGGGAAGAACCGGTTGAAAAAGAAGCTGAAGAAATGGCTTCGCCACCACCAACCGCCACACAACGTTCGCAGCAGGATCTGGAGCAGAAGCTGCAGGACGCTATCGATAATGAGGAGTATGAAGAGGCGGCCCGGCTGCGTGACGAGATAACTCGTCTTCAGAAGAATGAGGGGTCGTAACCTCTATAGAGAGCGGCACAGGACGCTCCCGGATGCATATAAATTTTGAGATCCACAAAGGGTCTCTTTTTTTTGCAAAAAAAAGGGAGACCACAATGGGTCTCCCTTAACAGTACGCCTTGAAATATCAGGATATCTCTTAAAGGCCGAAGCGCAGACCGAGCATAGCGCTGTGGCTGTCAACGTTGGTGTTGAGAAGCGCAAGGGTTGTCAGGTCTGTGGTTGCGAAGTAACGGTAGCGGGCGTCAACCATCACGTTGTCTGCAACAGGAATACCGATAACGACACCTGCCTGGTAAGCCAGCGTGGTTTCGTTGAGGTCAAGGTTGAGATCGTTGATCAGATCTTCAGGATGTTCAGCATCTTCAATGAGATCTCCATCATACTTGAGGTCGCTGATGGTAACTTTTGCAACGCCGACACCAACAAATGGGGACAGTTCAATGCCGCCAAGATCGATATCGTAATAGCCGTTGACCATAAGGGTCAGAACGGAAACATCACCGTCAAGATCTGCACCGAACACGTCAATGTCTTCTCCATGCGCCTCGGCAACGTTGGTGAAATCAAACGTGATTCCATCGATATCACCACTCTGGTAGCCGACTTCACCTTCCAGCCTGTAGTCGCCGTAGTCACAACCCAGTGCGCCGGTTCCTGTAAGGCCTGAACCGTAGTCCATTTCGACTTCTGCGTCAAGAATATCAATAATTCCTGCTGCATCTTCGATGTCAGAATTGTTCATCCATGACATGCCGATATTGCCGCTGATATATTTATCAGCACTGTATCCGGTTGCAGAAAAGGCTACTGCAACAAGGAATACCATGATAAGCGAAAGAGCTTTTTTCATGATGTAACTCCGTTTTTGAAATCCGTGATTAATGTTGTGTTACTCATTGTCAAAAAGAACAGAAAGGATTTTCACCTTAAGATAGACAATCTCCTGAGAAAAGAAAAACGACTTTCCGACTAAAAAGAAAAGGCGACCCTGGAAGAGGCCGCCTTTTTGTCTTCTATGCAGGTACGTAACCTATCAGAGCATGACTCTCATACCGAGCATTGCGCTGTGGCTCTCGATATTTCCAACCCATTCGGTGTCTTCTATACCGTTGAGAGGAAGGTCAAAATCATCGCTGACGGTGAAATCAGTTGTGGCGAAGTAGCGGTATTTTGCTTCGAGCATGATGCCGTCACTGACGGGAAGAGCAAGGCCTGCACCGATCTGGTATGCAAAAGCAACTTCGGTGACGTTCAGTGCAAGGTTTGGTCCCATCATCTGTTCTTCTTCAGCAGCAGCAACATCATCAAAGTTGACCTGTGCAAAGCCTGCACCGGCCATGAGGAAGAGTTCTACATCGCTGCCAAGAGCAATGTCGTAGTAGCCATTACCCATGATCGACAGAATAGTGACATCGCCGGTCATATCCATAGCAAAAGGATCCCTCTCACCTGTTCCAAACGCGAAGGTGTCAACATCGCCGGACTGGTAGCCGATTTCAGCTTCAGCACGGTAGTCGCCGTAATCACAGCCGAATGCTGCTGCAAGTGTCAGGCCGCTGCCGAATTCAAAAAGACCGGTGTTTGGTATAAAAGAGCCGTCACGTGACTCTGAGCTCTCATAGTCGTTGAGCCAGGAAATGCCGATATTACCGCTGATGTATTTGTCAGCGCTGTAGCCTGTAGCGGAAAATGCTACGGCAACAAGAAATACCATCACGAGTGATAGTGCTTTTTTCATTGTTCTCTCCGTTTCTGTTTTACGTGAAGTGAGTGATAGATAGCAAAGCAGGATTTCGCTTTGCTTTCTTCGTTAAGATACAAGATTTTCAAGAACGATTCAAAAAAATGTGAATTTTCCTCTGAAAGTACCGCTCAATTGGCGAACTGACCGAAGCTGAAGATAAAGTTCCAGCCCTGATTGTCGGCGTCCGGGTTGCTTGCAACGGAGTCGAAACCGTAGCCGTAGTCAAGTCCTACAAGGCCGATGATCGGCAGATAGAGCCTCAGGCCGATACCTGCTGACTTCTTCAGGTCGCTGTATGAGAAGTCTGACGGGTCTTCCCAGAGGTTGCCTGCTTCAAAAAATGCAAGAGCAAAAACACTTGCTGCAGGTGAAAGCGTGAGCGGATAGCGCAGCTCGGTGGTGAACTTGGAGTAGACTCTGCCTGTGTAGAGGTCAGTGTTGTTATTAAGATCTCCTATTGAGCGGTCGTCGTAGCCTCTCAACGGAACGGTTGACAGGGATGACAGGCCGCTGCCGCCCATGTAGAACGACTCTGTGTAAGGGAAGTAGTCCTCGTCGCTGAACGTTCCGAGGTAGCCGTGCTGGGTTGAGGCGTTCAGCACGAAATCGTTACCCAGATGAAAGTACCAGCTGGATGAGCCGATGAACTTGTAGAAATCAACCGAGCCGGGGAGAGGGCCGCCGGCAAGCTGGGCGGAAAGGGAGTTTTTACTGCCTCGTCGTGGATAGATCGGATTATCGATACTGTTTCGCGTAATGGTCTGCGTGATCGAGAACTCGTCTGCTTTTTCCGGAAGATCATCTGCCTCGACAAAACTTAATAGCTGTCCTTCACTATGCAGGTATTTCAGCTTCCAGTTGATCGAGAAGTAGTCGTCCGGCCAGGAGAGGCGTTTGCCGATATTGAGCGATGCGCCATACTGCTTGATGAGGTTGTTTGAACTGGTGTCTTCTCCATCATCATAGATGTCGTAGTTTCTCTTGACGCTGAAGACCGAGAAGCCTACAGAGGTAGGGGTTCCAAATGCCCATGGTTCGGTGAAGTTCAGCGAAATATTCTGATAGTCCTCATCGCCGAACTGCCACTGGAATCCGAGCTGCTGGCCATCGCCATGAGGCAGGGGATCCCACGATTCACCACTGAAGAGGTCTTCGAGCGAGAAATTATTGAAGGTGACGCCAAGGGCTCCGGTGAATCCTATATTGCCGCTGTAGCCGACCGAAGCGTTGAAGGTGTCGGTCTGGCGTTCAGTCACGTTGTAGGTGATATCGACGGTATTGTTTTTTTCATTCGGTTCAATATCAGGTCTGATCTCTTCGGGGGCGAAGTAGTTCAGCATGGATATTTCCCTGACGCTTCTGACGACATCTTTCCGGCTGAACATTTCGCCGGGTACCGTCCTGAGTTCTCTGCGGATAATCTGATCTTTGGTCTTGGTGTTGCCTTTGATATTGATTTTACCCAGTCTGAACTGCTCGCCTTCTCTGAGATAGATGTTCAGATCGATCGAGTCGGGCTGGACGACCTGTTCTTCGAGTCTTGATCGGAATGAGAGGTAGCCCCTGTCAAGATAGAGCGAGCCGATGTCACGGTTGTTCTGGGAGAAGTTGAGGCGTTCCTGGATTTTTGTTGCATCGTAGATGTCGCCCTTTTTGATCCCGAAGACATAGTTAAGAGTTTCGGTGGAGGCAAAATCCTTGGTATTGCCGTTCCAGGTGACATTTCTGATATGGTAGACCGGTCCTTCTTCGATATAAATATCGATCAGCAGACCTTTCCTGTTCTGAGTATATGAGATAGAATCGCTGATGATTTTAATGTCACGGTAGCCGTTGTCGCGATAAAAATTCACCAGGAGCTGTTTGTCTTCGTCAAAGGCTCTTGTGTCGAGCTTTGGTTCGCCGAAAACTTTTTTCCACCACGAGTTCTGGCTGGTTTCCTTGAAGATCCCTCTTAGTTTGCCGTCACTGAACGCGTTGTTGCCGTGAAAACGGATCTTTTCGATAACGACTTTCTCATTCTCGTCGATTTCGAAGAGTGCTGCGACCTGATTGCCTGAAAGCTTTTTGATTTCATACGATACGCGGGCTCTCGAATACCCCTTATCTTCATAGGCTTTGGTGATGGCGTTTTTTGCTGTGATAAGGCTCTGCTCATTGAGCTGACGTCCGGTTTTCAGCGCAGCGATTCCCTGTAGCTTTTTGGCGTCAAACTTTTCGTTTCCTTTGAATATGACCTGGTCAAGGACGGGTAGCTCAATAACGACAAAGGTCAGAGCGACCGAGTTGGCGGGTTGCATCTTCTGTTTGACCTGAATGTCGCTGAAAATGTTCTGCTGCCAGAGATACTGAATGGCAAGAGGAATTTCGGCTCCAGGGATTGATATGCTATCGCCTCGTTTCAGCGGCAGACTTTTGGTCAGTTCTTCTGTGCTCATCGACTGAAGGCCTTCAAACGAGATATCAGCAACCCTGTAGGTCGGGGCGGGTCTGGTGTTCTGTCTCTGCTGTGCATAAAGATTTCCCGGTACCATGGTTATGGTGAAGAAAAGCAGGAGCAGAAGGGTCTGAAATGACTGAAATGATCGCTGTTGTTTCATTGAATTACACATCGTTGTTACTGTTACCGGGCTTTATTGTCTTTGAGTTGTTCACTGGTGAGGCCAAAACGTCTTTCCCTCGCACTGAAATCCCGTATCGCTTCATAGAGTTGCTTGCGACGGAATTCCGGCCAGTATGTTCTCGTGAAAAATATTTCTGAATAGGCACTTTGCCAAAGGAGAAAGTTGCTTATCCGCAGCTCTCCGCTCGTCCGGATCAGGAGCTCAGGGTCCGGGATTGCACGGGTTGAAAGATAAGACTCGATCAGTTGTTCGTTGATTTTTTTCGGATCGAGCGCACCCGCCGCCGCCTCTTCAGCTATTTTTCTGCACGCCTGTAAGATATCCCATTTTCCACTATAACTCAACGCAATACTGAGTGTGAGCCCCGTATTCTTTGCGGTAAGCGCGATCGTTTCGTTGAGCGTCTGCTGAACTTTTTCGGGAAGCCTTTCGATATTGCCGATGACGTGAAGCCGGATATTGTTTTCATGCAGTTTTATGGCTTCTTTGCGGAGCACCTTGATCAGAAGCTGCATGAGAGCGGAAATCTCTTTTTCCGGTCTTTTCCAGTTTTCAGTTGAAAAGGTGAAAAGAGTCAGATAGGCGATCTGAAGCTGTGCGCAGGCTTCGACAATGTCGCGAACCGATTCGACGCCTGCGATATGGCCTTCAATGCGTGATTTTCCGTTTTCTTTGGCCCATCGTCCATTCCCGTCCATGATGACGGCGATATGGCGGGGGAGCTGACAGTGCAGTTTCAGGTCCTGTTGCGCAACGCTGTCCTCGGAATTCGATGTTGTTTTAAACCAGTGGGGGGTCAATGAGGTAGAAAAATCCATTTTTGTCGTTCAAGACATTATACGTCGCTTTCAGCAGTAACTTCATGCTGCTATGCCGATATCCTGTAGGGCATTCATTTGCAATCAAAACACATGAGATTGAATTATATGCAGTTATTTATTATTATACAAACTTAACGTTTTTCCGGACCTTCCCGATCTCTCCTGCCACCGAGTGGCGATGATGTTGGCATTGTGCCGGTTTCCTATGATTCCAACAATATTTCAGTTAGCGAATTGTGCAATTTTCCTCATACCGTGATCTGAGAGAGAAACTGCTGGCACGGGAGATGAGCTGCGAGGCTGTTGTGACGGCCTACCTGCAGCGCATCGAAGCGACCCGTGACAGAAACATTTACATTTCTGTTTTTTATGATGAAGCCCTTCGGCAAGCCAGATCGCTTGACCGTAAGCTTGATGCCGGCGAAACGCCGGGTAAGCTTTTCGGTATGCCTATGGCGATCAAGGATAACATCTCTATCGAAGGCACCGGTCTGACTTGTGCGTCGAAGATCCTTTCCAATTATACTGCCGTGTATGACGCAACTGTTATCCGACGCCTGAAGGAGGAGGATGCGGTGTTTCTCGGCAAGGTCAATATGGATGAGTTCGCCATGGGAAGTTCGAATGAAAACTCATCATTCGGACCCGTTCCCAATCCGTATGACAGCACGAAGGTTCCCGGAGGTAGTTCAGGGGGATCGGCTGCAGCAGTGGCCGGCGATCTGGCCCTTGTAGCCCTCGGGTCGGATACCGGCGGATCTGTCCGCCAGCCAGCCGGGTTCTGTAATGTTGTGGGGCTGAAGCCGACCTATGGAAGAATTTCCCGCTATGGCGTGGTCGCGTTCGGTTCTTCTTTTGATCAGATCGGTATTCTGTCAAAGAATGCCGACGATGCGGCCGCTGTTCTTGGCGTTATTGCGGGTAATGACGGGAGCGACGCGACCTCATCCCATAATCAGGTGCCTGATTATGCCGCTGAAATGGAAGGTGTTTCGCTCAGAGGGCTTAAAATCGGTATTCCGAAAGAGTATTTTCCCGAGAGTCTCAACAGTGATGTCGCTTCGGTTATTCAGGAGCGTCTGGATCTGCTCCGTTCGCTCGGTGCTGAAATGATTCCTATTACGCTGCCAGAGAGCGACTATGCTATTGCGGCATATTACATTCTGACAACCGCTGAGGCTTCATCCAATCTTGCACGGTTCGACGGTGCCCGGTACGGGTATCGCTCTGAGAAGTCTTCGGACCTGACCGACATGTACGTGAACTCCAGGACTGAGGGGTTTGGTGAGGAGGTCAAACGCCGGATCATGCTGGGTACCTATGTGCTTTCGGCAGGCTATTATGATACCTATTACAAAAAAGCACAGCAGGTCAGAAGGGTGTTTCTCAACCGATATCGCGAAGCGCTGGCCAACGTCGATGTCATTGCTGGTCCTACGTCGCCTTTTCCTCCTTTTGGCATAGGCGATAAGATGGATGATCCTCTTGAAATGTATCTTGCCGATGTGTTTACCGTTCCTGCAAGTATCGCGGGCATTCCTGCACTGAGCGTTCCTGTCGGTTTCGACAGTTCCGGCCTTCCAGTCGGGATGCAGCTGATCGGTAATTTCTTTGAAGAGGGGAAACTGCTCGGTACGGCAAGGGCCGTTCAGAATGCCGGAAAGGTATAACTTCAGTTTTATCAATAATTCAACAGGCGAACTATTATGAGTGTATTGGTCAATAAAGATACCAGGTTGGTAGTACAGGGAATAACCGGGGGAGAAGGTACGTTCCATACGTCACAGATCCTCGAATATGGCACGAACGTTGTTGCCGGTGTGACGCCGGGTAAAGGTGGCCTTCAGTACAACGGCAATGAGAAGGATGCTTTCTGTCGTCCGGTTCCTGTCTATAATACGGTCAAAGACGCTGTCGAAGAGGCTGGCGCCAATGCTTCGGTTATTTTTGTCCCTGCGCCCTTTGC
Coding sequences:
- a CDS encoding electron transfer flavoprotein subunit alpha/FixB family protein, which produces MHSLLVVLEQQNGILRRSSCDLFRYATSLKRQNQDLMLQGVVIGPLAGDEPIKAFSSDERIVHIDEPQLSLYQPDGYIAVLDSFVAETGATRVLFADSAFGADCAARLAALLNCDLLTHCGDIRFIDGHVEADTAWYAGSVSATMVSEGECAVMTVIGRGGSRSERESKPPEITKKTLAGLESSSWNPVVDAFLAAPDEKQDITEASIIIAGGRGMGGAEGFEMLESLACVVGGRVGASRSAVDEEWRPHSDQIGQTGKTVVPRLYVACGISGAVQHLAGMSGAATVIAINSDADAPIFSASDYGIVGDVADIVPRLEALIRERIGKK
- a CDS encoding outer membrane protein, whose translation is MKKALSLVMVFLVAVAFSATGYSADKYISGNIGISWLNDYESSESRDGSFIPNTGLFEFGSGLTLAAAFGCDYGDYRAEAEIGYQSGDVDTFAFGTGERDPFAMDMTGDVTILSIMGNGYYDIALGSDVELFLMAGAGFAQVNFDDVAAAEEEQMMGPNLALNVTEVAFAYQIGAGLALPVSDGIMLEAKYRYFATTDFTVSDDFDLPLNGIEDTEWVGNIESHSAMLGMRVML
- a CDS encoding isoprenyl transferase — protein: MDFSTSLTPHWFKTTSNSEDSVAQQDLKLHCQLPRHIAVIMDGNGRWAKENGKSRIEGHIAGVESVRDIVEACAQLQIAYLTLFTFSTENWKRPEKEISALMQLLIKVLRKEAIKLHENNIRLHVIGNIERLPEKVQQTLNETIALTAKNTGLTLSIALSYSGKWDILQACRKIAEEAAAGALDPKKINEQLIESYLSTRAIPDPELLIRTSGELRISNFLLWQSAYSEIFFTRTYWPEFRRKQLYEAIRDFSARERRFGLTSEQLKDNKAR
- the bamA gene encoding outer membrane protein assembly factor BamA: MKQQRSFQSFQTLLLLLFFTITMVPGNLYAQQRQNTRPAPTYRVADISFEGLQSMSTEELTKSLPLKRGDSISIPGAEIPLAIQYLWQQNIFSDIQVKQKMQPANSVALTFVVIELPVLDQVIFKGNEKFDAKKLQGIAALKTGRQLNEQSLITAKNAITKAYEDKGYSRARVSYEIKKLSGNQVAALFEIDENEKVVIEKIRFHGNNAFSDGKLRGIFKETSQNSWWKKVFGEPKLDTRAFDEDKQLLVNFYRDNGYRDIKIISDSISYTQNRKGLLIDIYIEEGPVYHIRNVTWNGNTKDFASTETLNYVFGIKKGDIYDATKIQERLNFSQNNRDIGSLYLDRGYLSFRSRLEEQVVQPDSIDLNIYLREGEQFRLGKINIKGNTKTKDQIIRRELRTVPGEMFSRKDVVRSVREISMLNYFAPEEIRPDIEPNEKNNTVDITYNVTERQTDTFNASVGYSGNIGFTGALGVTFNNFSLEDLFSGESWDPLPHGDGQQLGFQWQFGDEDYQNISLNFTEPWAFGTPTSVGFSVFSVKRNYDIYDDGEDTSSNNLIKQYGASLNIGKRLSWPDDYFSINWKLKYLHSEGQLLSFVEADDLPEKADEFSITQTITRNSIDNPIYPRRGSKNSLSAQLAGGPLPGSVDFYKFIGSSSWYFHLGNDFVLNASTQHGYLGTFSDEDYFPYTESFYMGGSGLSSLSTVPLRGYDDRSIGDLNNNTDLYTGRVYSKFTTELRYPLTLSPAASVFALAFFEAGNLWEDPSDFSYSDLKKSAGIGLRLYLPIIGLVGLDYGYGFDSVASNPDADNQGWNFIFSFGQFAN
- a CDS encoding outer membrane protein, whose translation is MKKALSLIMVFLVAVAFSATGYSADKYISGNIGMSWMNNSDIEDAAGIIDILDAEVEMDYGSGLTGTGALGCDYGDYRLEGEVGYQSGDIDGITFDFTNVAEAHGEDIDVFGADLDGDVSVLTLMVNGYYDIDLGGIELSPFVGVGVAKVTISDLKYDGDLIEDAEHPEDLINDLNLDLNETTLAYQAGVVIGIPVADNVMVDARYRYFATTDLTTLALLNTNVDSHSAMLGLRFGL
- a CDS encoding bifunctional nuclease family protein, producing MDKLQVDILGLSTSPHTNGAYALILYEIEGKRKLPIIIGGFEAQAIALKLENIKPPRPFTHDLFKNIADTFGLIVKEVVIDELHNETFYAKVVCEVEGEVREVDARPSDAIALAVRFEAPIFVSEEIMNEAGILDEQKGDGGEEPVEKEAEEMASPPPTATQRSQQDLEQKLQDAIDNEEYEEAARLRDEITRLQKNEGS
- a CDS encoding electron transfer flavoprotein subunit beta/FixA family protein; this encodes MNIAVCINQVPDTASRIEVLDGKIDSSRLNMVLNPYDEYALEEAARLKEQGSAVVFTLFSAGDASRVAAMRKALAFGADEAVLAQGEEPSDSHQAAGMLAEAMKLHYGDCLPDLVLCGRESSGLNRGEVPYLLARMLGIGVAGRVVRLESSGRELCLQREADGGVEVLKGRLPLVVTAEKGLNRPRKTGVKAMMKARKAPVHMIEVSAAPAPGMKVSSIHPLDRTRSCRMVESVSELVPLFEEVVGEDGDW
- the gatA gene encoding Asp-tRNA(Asn)/Glu-tRNA(Gln) amidotransferase subunit GatA; translated protein: MQFSSYRDLREKLLAREMSCEAVVTAYLQRIEATRDRNIYISVFYDEALRQARSLDRKLDAGETPGKLFGMPMAIKDNISIEGTGLTCASKILSNYTAVYDATVIRRLKEEDAVFLGKVNMDEFAMGSSNENSSFGPVPNPYDSTKVPGGSSGGSAAAVAGDLALVALGSDTGGSVRQPAGFCNVVGLKPTYGRISRYGVVAFGSSFDQIGILSKNADDAAAVLGVIAGNDGSDATSSHNQVPDYAAEMEGVSLRGLKIGIPKEYFPESLNSDVASVIQERLDLLRSLGAEMIPITLPESDYAIAAYYILTTAEASSNLARFDGARYGYRSEKSSDLTDMYVNSRTEGFGEEVKRRIMLGTYVLSAGYYDTYYKKAQQVRRVFLNRYREALANVDVIAGPTSPFPPFGIGDKMDDPLEMYLADVFTVPASIAGIPALSVPVGFDSSGLPVGMQLIGNFFEEGKLLGTARAVQNAGKV